A region of ANME-2 cluster archaeon DNA encodes the following proteins:
- a CDS encoding type II toxin-antitoxin system HicB family antitoxin, giving the protein MKSSSNKINFPIILEKGEDGFYVVECPLLRGCYTQGETLNEALKNIHEVIEMCLDDETEDVVSYIANIQEFSFHTLAVEV; this is encoded by the coding sequence ATGAAATCCAGCTCAAATAAAATAAATTTTCCAATTATTTTAGAAAAAGGTGAAGATGGATTTTATGTAGTAGAGTGTCCGCTTTTAAGAGGTTGTTATACTCAAGGAGAGACCCTCAATGAGGCACTCAAGAACATCCATGAAGTCATTGAGATGTGTCTTGATGATGAGACCGAAGATGTAGTTTCCTATATTGCAAATATCCAGGAATTTAGTTTTCATACATTAGCGGTTGAAGTATGA
- a CDS encoding AAA family ATPase: protein MKLMSLCLKNINSFKDELHLDFTKEPLSDASLFAITGPTGSGKTTLLDAISVALYNRTPRLDGTGSSNPVNLLSQGTREGFSEVVFQTNDTQYLAEWRARRSKKGDVKPEVKLLRADTGELITSRRKGKSGSDMADMSVEDAVTSILGMDFNAFRRSILLAQGDFAAFLKASADERRQILEATTGMGEFEVLKENLNQQVRKVTGEYDIAEAGLESIPQVSAEEIGTAEKELARLEAELLSLNEPRTALEKEKEEEQRRVDAHNKLDEDRKKQQELLSVKDNMENLKAEIERAQKASDIRSEMGSYHTEKERVEKLETALEESIHEKDTGQKRFYEANAKYDAANQDFETARKDAEQKENAYNDAAVLETRGKEQIGEADKKQKEANDLKVKLDGLNNQIQQKNKEIAALEGQLKGDREFLEHNPLPENADDLLARASQTAASLSEKERTLGEKQETLMREKNEHQAKTEEMERTVNEGKVIETRKNDITSRLEAVRQALQPLTEEGNNYYWRKLGSAWGEVRDAGSRFLESYEQLSWIFDDTILTASVQEFNEKLHEFKHRMELMKQQVMTAEEKVKRCQAEEKAVAATNQALILRREHLTAGEPCPVCGSTEHPDSGKHEPDREGSIDMARDNVQSAGSELEDAKKGLESILKKLVSLAKKKVTACDKRIGKIESLSKKIDFTEGELKLAEQQIEANSNRINTLNDQIEGIAQRMQDIYAKIMEMENDIAYNNKQFLSIIPAEFAGEPPQFAFEKFKQHISNTRESIGRLEQNNSTLVELGTFVQENTRRLDEDTTRYSNLLETATVYRDEGTGLLEQVMEMTGGKGVEAARSALEAHLIKKGNNRDTMLEDSRQAETQLAAITARLEGQKNDLDRTQEKLSAIWSVYLKAFENAGFESAKEHKASFRDPGWMDKKRQVLQQYNNDWHTVEENIRTHEAVFTQTSFNPDNLVDILDREMKLIASIQEKNTLKGGLTGKIKTLNENFTKRQEQEKKLEGARAEMERWQKLAGVIPANSLRDFALQTMFDLLITIANRQLSDITSRYALRAVDLKDMVVIDLWNAGEERPVETLSGGESFLVSLSLALALSELSSGRSRLESLFLDEGFGTLDSETLDAALNALESLRLSGRTIGVISHIEALTRRIPVRIDVKRTGVGTSTIHVKG, encoded by the coding sequence TTGAAACTCATGTCGCTGTGCCTGAAGAATATCAACAGTTTCAAAGATGAGCTTCACCTGGACTTTACCAAAGAACCATTGTCTGATGCTTCCCTGTTCGCCATAACAGGCCCAACCGGTTCGGGTAAGACAACCTTGCTGGATGCCATATCAGTGGCACTGTATAACCGGACACCCCGGCTGGATGGAACAGGCAGCAGCAATCCGGTCAATCTATTAAGCCAGGGAACCAGAGAAGGTTTTTCCGAGGTGGTGTTCCAGACAAATGACACGCAGTACCTGGCTGAGTGGCGGGCAAGGCGGAGCAAAAAAGGTGATGTCAAACCCGAAGTAAAATTGCTCCGTGCAGATACAGGGGAACTTATTACCAGCAGGCGGAAGGGAAAAAGCGGCAGTGACATGGCAGATATGTCGGTCGAGGACGCAGTTACAAGTATACTGGGCATGGATTTTAATGCTTTCAGGCGCTCTATCCTGCTGGCACAGGGCGATTTTGCAGCATTCTTAAAGGCCAGTGCCGATGAGAGGAGACAGATACTTGAGGCCACCACGGGCATGGGAGAGTTTGAGGTGCTGAAGGAGAACCTGAACCAGCAGGTCAGGAAGGTGACAGGTGAATACGATATTGCAGAGGCCGGCCTGGAATCTATACCGCAGGTATCTGCTGAAGAGATCGGTACGGCAGAAAAAGAACTGGCCCGGCTTGAAGCTGAACTGCTTAGTCTCAACGAACCCAGGACCGCCCTGGAAAAAGAAAAGGAAGAAGAGCAGCGGCGGGTGGATGCCCATAATAAACTGGATGAGGACAGGAAAAAACAGCAGGAACTGCTGTCAGTGAAGGACAATATGGAGAACCTTAAGGCTGAGATCGAGCGGGCACAGAAGGCTTCAGACATCCGCTCAGAGATGGGATCGTATCATACTGAAAAGGAGCGGGTGGAAAAGCTGGAGACTGCACTGGAAGAGAGTATACATGAAAAAGATACAGGACAAAAACGATTCTATGAAGCGAATGCGAAATATGATGCGGCAAACCAGGATTTTGAAACTGCAAGAAAAGACGCTGAACAGAAAGAAAATGCATATAATGATGCAGCTGTCCTGGAAACCCGTGGCAAGGAGCAAATAGGGGAAGCAGATAAAAAACAAAAGGAAGCAAATGACCTTAAAGTAAAACTGGACGGACTTAACAACCAGATACAGCAGAAGAACAAAGAGATCGCGGCCCTGGAAGGGCAGCTTAAGGGTGACAGGGAGTTCCTTGAACATAATCCCCTGCCTGAAAATGCGGATGACCTGCTAGCACGGGCGTCACAAACTGCTGCCTCTCTTTCCGAGAAGGAACGAACATTAGGGGAGAAACAGGAAACTCTGATGAGGGAAAAGAACGAACACCAGGCAAAAACAGAAGAGATGGAAAGGACTGTAAATGAGGGAAAAGTCATTGAAACCAGGAAAAATGACATCACGTCCCGCCTGGAAGCTGTCAGGCAGGCACTGCAACCGCTGACTGAAGAGGGTAACAACTACTACTGGCGCAAATTAGGGTCGGCATGGGGTGAGGTAAGGGATGCAGGCAGCAGGTTCCTTGAGTCCTATGAACAATTAAGCTGGATATTTGATGATACAATACTGACCGCATCGGTTCAGGAATTCAATGAGAAATTGCATGAGTTCAAGCACAGGATGGAACTTATGAAACAGCAGGTAATGACTGCTGAGGAAAAGGTCAAACGCTGCCAGGCCGAAGAGAAGGCCGTAGCTGCCACCAATCAGGCACTTATCCTGCGCAGGGAGCATCTTACAGCTGGGGAACCGTGCCCTGTATGCGGTTCAACTGAGCACCCCGATTCCGGTAAACACGAACCTGACAGGGAAGGTTCCATTGATATGGCGAGGGATAATGTGCAAAGTGCCGGATCAGAACTGGAAGATGCAAAAAAAGGCCTTGAATCCATACTAAAAAAACTCGTAAGTCTGGCAAAAAAGAAGGTTACTGCATGCGATAAGCGGATTGGTAAAATAGAATCCCTGTCAAAAAAGATAGATTTTACCGAAGGTGAACTGAAACTGGCAGAGCAGCAGATCGAGGCCAACAGCAATCGTATTAATACATTGAATGACCAGATCGAAGGCATAGCTCAAAGGATGCAGGATATCTATGCTAAAATAATGGAAATGGAAAATGACATTGCATATAACAATAAGCAGTTCCTTTCTATCATTCCTGCTGAATTTGCAGGTGAACCGCCTCAGTTTGCATTTGAGAAATTCAAGCAGCATATATCAAATACCCGGGAGTCCATCGGGCGTCTGGAGCAGAACAACAGTACACTTGTAGAACTGGGAACCTTTGTACAGGAGAACACCAGACGCCTTGATGAAGATACAACACGCTACAGCAATCTGCTTGAAACCGCTACCGTATACAGGGATGAAGGTACCGGATTACTTGAACAGGTCATGGAAATGACCGGCGGTAAAGGAGTAGAGGCAGCAAGGTCGGCACTTGAGGCGCACCTGATTAAAAAAGGGAATAACAGGGATACCATGCTGGAAGATTCCAGGCAGGCTGAAACGCAACTGGCAGCGATTACAGCCCGGCTGGAGGGACAGAAAAATGACCTGGACAGGACGCAGGAGAAACTGTCGGCCATCTGGTCCGTATACCTAAAGGCTTTTGAAAATGCAGGTTTTGAATCTGCCAAGGAACATAAGGCATCATTCAGGGACCCTGGATGGATGGATAAGAAAAGACAGGTGCTGCAGCAGTATAACAATGACTGGCATACCGTTGAAGAGAATATAAGAACACATGAAGCTGTTTTTACTCAGACTTCTTTCAATCCCGATAACCTCGTGGATATCCTTGACAGGGAGATGAAGCTTATTGCATCAATTCAAGAGAAGAACACCCTTAAAGGTGGACTTACAGGTAAGATAAAAACACTTAACGAAAACTTCACAAAGAGACAGGAACAGGAAAAAAAACTGGAAGGGGCCAGGGCTGAAATGGAACGATGGCAGAAACTTGCAGGGGTAATACCTGCAAACAGCCTGAGGGACTTTGCCTTGCAGACCATGTTCGACCTGCTCATTACAATCGCAAACCGCCAGTTGTCTGATATAACCTCCAGATATGCATTAAGGGCTGTTGACCTGAAGGATATGGTAGTAATAGACCTGTGGAATGCAGGCGAGGAACGCCCGGTCGAGACCCTGTCCGGCGGCGAGTCATTCCTGGTCAGCCTGTCGCTGGCCCTGGCACTTTCTGAACTGAGCAGCGGGCGCTCAAGGCTGGAATCCCTGTTTTTGGACGAGGGCTTTGGCACACTGGACAGCGAGACCCTGGATGCCGCCCTGAATGCACTGGAAAGCCTGCGGTTATCTGGCAGGACCATTGGAGTGATCAGCCATATCGAAGCGCTTACCCGGCGCATACCTGTGAGAATAGATGTGAAAAGGACAGGGGTCGGGACATCAACCATACATGTGAAGGGATAG
- a CDS encoding exonuclease SbcCD subunit D: MRILHTSDWHIGKKIYGEDRLDEHTRFLDWLLEIIINRDVDVLLVSGDVFDSSMPPARATDLYYRFLFDLYGKTRTHAVIIAGNHDSAVRLAAPGQFLKMARMHVVGGIRDSAKDCVVHLDANGQTAAFAAVPYLNESDILPHIPLEAEIERSLRYREAMKRIYDECLSAMDADIKVFMGHYFIQGGTFGDSERLVQIGGIAPIRTDDLPGDVDYIALGHLHKQQQIKGGGCPIVYPGSPLPLSFKEAEYDKKYGKKVLLVDLGTDVACNIEKVTVPVFRELVRVDGTPDELTQLANFGDWKDRYIEAKVLLDGPAVGVGDEIRQAFALKGGKVLVVESVLPRAGGEILSTEDIKTRTPVEIFQDFYKYKFGESGPDTELDELLTTFNELLDIGREQEI; this comes from the coding sequence ATGCGCATACTTCACACTTCTGATTGGCATATAGGCAAAAAGATCTATGGAGAGGACAGACTGGATGAACATACCCGGTTCCTGGACTGGCTGCTGGAAATCATAATTAACAGGGATGTAGATGTCCTGCTTGTTTCAGGGGATGTCTTTGATTCATCAATGCCCCCTGCCCGGGCAACTGACCTGTACTACCGGTTCCTGTTCGACCTGTACGGGAAGACCCGCACCCATGCAGTCATAATCGCAGGCAACCACGATTCAGCAGTGAGGCTGGCCGCACCAGGGCAATTCCTGAAGATGGCCCGCATGCATGTCGTGGGCGGCATCCGTGATTCTGCAAAGGATTGCGTAGTGCACCTGGACGCAAATGGCCAAACTGCTGCCTTTGCCGCCGTGCCCTACCTGAACGAAAGCGATATTCTGCCCCATATCCCGCTGGAAGCAGAAATAGAACGCTCGCTGAGATACCGGGAGGCTATGAAAAGGATATATGATGAATGCCTGTCGGCAATGGATGCCGATATTAAAGTGTTTATGGGACACTACTTCATCCAGGGCGGCACATTCGGAGACTCGGAGCGGCTGGTGCAGATAGGCGGTATTGCGCCGATCAGGACCGATGACCTTCCCGGTGATGTAGATTATATTGCACTGGGGCACCTGCACAAGCAACAGCAGATCAAGGGAGGTGGCTGTCCTATTGTATATCCAGGTTCGCCCCTGCCCCTCAGTTTCAAGGAGGCAGAGTATGATAAGAAATACGGCAAGAAAGTCCTCCTGGTCGACCTCGGCACTGACGTTGCGTGTAATATCGAAAAGGTCACTGTGCCCGTGTTCAGGGAACTGGTAAGGGTGGATGGGACTCCTGACGAACTGACGCAACTGGCCAATTTCGGGGACTGGAAGGACAGGTACATTGAGGCGAAAGTACTCCTGGACGGCCCTGCCGTTGGCGTGGGAGATGAAATACGCCAGGCATTCGCCCTAAAGGGCGGCAAGGTGCTTGTGGTGGAGTCAGTACTGCCCAGGGCAGGTGGTGAAATTTTATCCACAGAGGATATTAAGACCAGGACCCCTGTGGAAATATTCCAGGACTTCTACAAATACAAATTCGGCGAGAGCGGGCCTGATACTGAACTGGACGAATTGCTTACCACTTTTAATGAATTGCTGGATATAGGTCGGGAGCAGGAGATATAG
- a CDS encoding 4Fe-4S binding protein, protein MAKEDKRLVLSEEDCIGCGICVTVCPTNLKQEKDINFDVDAEPRAIAVDNGQAVINDDLCIKCGICTKNCPVDSLTIEVLA, encoded by the coding sequence ATGGCAAAAGAAGATAAACGACTTGTACTTTCAGAAGAGGATTGCATTGGCTGCGGAATCTGTGTAACTGTATGTCCTACCAACCTTAAGCAGGAGAAGGACATAAACTTTGATGTGGATGCCGAGCCCAGGGCAATAGCTGTGGACAATGGGCAGGCTGTCATAAACGATGACCTGTGCATAAAATGTGGCATATGCACTAAGAACTGTCCGGTAGATTCACTAACGATCGAAGTTTTAGCATAA
- the artA gene encoding archaeosortase A codes for MTNYFLWMSLVFFLLASILPSQHKQYRMPIGGIGWIFFAIYWALQPLYYIKEGDLSMILLTLVVAFICIIIAQLMFGTYLDSRKGIQNDNPTDRQNTLTAVTTITAVGCLFYFPFAEIESLNHLLISIVTSQTFWLAQIAGFPVERLDWNMIILEGYRVEIILACTAIESIALFFGIILGIKAEKKRIFMALMASIPVIYILNLIRNAFVIGAYGYNWFGTGPMTVNILGNELFLHDSASFYLGHHIIAKAGSGIALFFIAYAVLKLLPELLDLIDNLWQLIREDLRLIRSG; via the coding sequence ATGACAAATTACTTTCTATGGATGTCACTGGTATTCTTCCTACTTGCATCCATACTTCCATCACAACATAAACAGTACCGGATGCCCATTGGCGGCATAGGCTGGATATTTTTTGCCATATACTGGGCGCTGCAACCGCTATATTACATCAAGGAAGGGGATCTCTCAATGATACTGTTGACCCTGGTCGTGGCATTCATTTGCATTATCATAGCTCAACTGATGTTCGGTACATATCTGGATTCAAGAAAAGGCATACAAAACGATAATCCCACTGACAGGCAAAATACCCTGACAGCTGTAACTACTATCACGGCAGTGGGATGCCTGTTCTATTTCCCCTTCGCTGAAATCGAATCGCTGAACCATTTACTGATATCAATAGTGACCTCTCAGACCTTCTGGCTCGCACAGATAGCAGGATTTCCTGTAGAAAGGCTTGACTGGAACATGATAATCCTTGAAGGATACAGGGTAGAGATCATACTGGCGTGTACAGCCATTGAAAGCATAGCCCTGTTCTTCGGGATCATACTTGGCATAAAAGCAGAGAAAAAACGGATTTTCATGGCACTGATGGCTTCGATCCCGGTAATATACATACTCAACCTCATAAGGAATGCATTTGTGATAGGAGCATATGGCTACAACTGGTTCGGGACCGGACCCATGACAGTAAATATCCTGGGCAATGAATTATTCCTGCATGATTCTGCCAGTTTCTATTTAGGGCATCACATTATTGCAAAAGCTGGCTCAGGGATCGCCCTATTCTTTATCGCCTATGCAGTCCTGAAACTGCTGCCTGAACTCCTGGACCTTATCGATAATCTCTGGCAGCTGATAAGAGAGGACCTAAGGCTGATCAGGAGTGGTTAA
- a CDS encoding phosphatidylserine decarboxylase, which yields MILARNTETLVRGLLAVAVTLAVAAYLLNSSLLAKESALVFILDIFFIWFFRDPERTVEGPKDVILSPADGKIVDIRDNTACIFMNIYNVHVNRAPISGKIVKMKHKDGGYLPAFFKDSHRNERNLICIESDYGLVRMVQIAGTVTRRIDTYFNVGDSVVRGERIGMIRFGSRVDITPPNGYTLIVNKGDRVKAAESAIAIRNTTGQNDSGHFAGG from the coding sequence ATCATTCTGGCCCGAAATACCGAAACCCTGGTCAGGGGCCTACTCGCAGTTGCAGTGACACTGGCAGTGGCTGCTTATTTATTGAATTCGTCACTACTGGCAAAGGAGTCCGCACTTGTTTTTATACTGGATATTTTTTTCATCTGGTTCTTCAGGGATCCTGAACGTACAGTAGAAGGACCAAAGGATGTAATTTTATCTCCTGCTGACGGTAAAATTGTGGATATCAGGGATAACACGGCATGTATCTTTATGAACATATACAATGTGCATGTCAACAGGGCCCCTATCAGTGGAAAGATCGTGAAGATGAAACATAAGGATGGTGGATACCTGCCTGCCTTTTTCAAGGATTCGCACAGGAATGAACGCAACCTGATTTGTATTGAGTCGGATTACGGACTTGTCAGGATGGTGCAGATAGCAGGTACTGTGACCCGCAGGATCGACACGTACTTTAATGTAGGTGACAGTGTAGTCAGGGGTGAGCGTATCGGCATGATACGGTTCGGAAGCCGGGTGGATATCACACCCCCTAACGGATATACGCTGATTGTCAATAAAGGTGACAGGGTAAAAGCTGCCGAATCTGCCATAGCAATAAGAAACACGACTGGTCAAAACGATTCCGGTCATTTTGCAGGTGGATGA
- the pssA gene encoding CDP-diacylglycerol--serine O-phosphatidyltransferase, giving the protein MNESIYRLIKLPDLVTLLNALLGFTAVLMMVQSPLNAYHASILILLAVIADGLDGAIARSMEYGVLGENLDSLADVISFGLAPAVIAYAILAPQYHNLICVVGGAFLACGILRLARFNAISAMDGFVGLPITTSGLAVALYVLVFYNVGWQFFSYGLMAAMSILAILMISRVYYPKIRNMKYLGLAAVLMIIVVLLFYLGNTAGVRVAAGANLVVIGSYLLSPLFKMGK; this is encoded by the coding sequence ATGAACGAAAGCATTTACCGATTGATCAAACTGCCTGACCTGGTGACACTATTAAATGCACTCCTTGGTTTTACTGCCGTCCTGATGATGGTGCAGTCCCCTTTAAACGCCTACCACGCCTCGATCCTAATCCTACTGGCGGTTATTGCAGATGGTTTGGACGGTGCTATTGCAAGGTCCATGGAATATGGTGTGCTCGGGGAAAATCTTGATTCCCTTGCCGATGTGATCTCGTTCGGACTGGCACCTGCGGTTATCGCATATGCCATTCTGGCACCCCAGTACCACAATCTGATATGTGTGGTCGGAGGGGCGTTTTTGGCATGCGGTATACTGAGACTTGCCCGTTTCAATGCCATCAGTGCAATGGACGGATTTGTGGGTCTTCCTATCACTACTTCCGGCCTGGCCGTGGCATTGTATGTGCTGGTGTTTTATAATGTGGGGTGGCAGTTCTTTTCTTATGGCCTGATGGCTGCAATGTCAATATTAGCAATACTTATGATCAGCAGGGTATATTACCCAAAGATCAGGAATATGAAATATCTTGGATTGGCAGCTGTCCTGATGATAATTGTAGTACTGTTGTTTTATCTTGGCAATACCGCCGGGGTCAGGGTGGCGGCAGGGGCAAACCTTGTAGTTATCGGATCGTATCTTCTCAGTCCATTGTTTAAAATGGGGAAATAA
- a CDS encoding TOBE domain-containing protein — protein sequence MRISARNKIEGVVTKIENGTVASTVKIEISKSANLTSMITKEAVEELNLKEGDKVEAVIKATEILISKE from the coding sequence ATAAGAATTAGTGCAAGAAATAAGATCGAAGGCGTTGTAACGAAAATAGAGAATGGTACAGTTGCTTCCACTGTAAAAATTGAAATCTCCAAGTCTGCGAATCTAACCTCGATGATAACTAAAGAGGCGGTAGAAGAGCTTAATCTAAAAGAAGGCGATAAAGTAGAAGCCGTGATCAAAGCAACAGAGATACTGATATCAAAGGAATAA
- a CDS encoding transposase, translating into MDGAVIGIDETSCAKGHKYVTLEVDFDTSKVIHVCEVKDSNTVSIFKKDYKTHSGNHENIHSVCCDMSPAFISGIHAEFLNAAINFNKFHAMKMVNEEGD; encoded by the coding sequence GTGGATGGGGCTGTAATTGGAATTGATGAGACTTCGTGTGCCAAAGGGCACAAATATGTTACACTTGAAGTGGATTTCGACACATCTAAAGTAATTCATGTTTGTGAAGTAAAAGACTCTAATACTGTTTCTATCTTCAAAAAAGATTACAAAACACACAGTGGAAATCATGAGAATATTCACTCTGTCTGTTGTGATATGTCCCCTGCTTTTATAAGTGGTATTCATGCTGAATTTCTTAATGCAGCAATCAATTTTAATAAATTTCATGCAATGAAGATGGTAAATGAGGAGGGAGATTAA
- a CDS encoding DUF362 domain-containing protein, translating to MNMRSLQPNPFIDDMSHPYVHVATGEGAYDNTRQVLSQINLAVVKGKRVLLKPNAGRIATADSGITTNPQVVAAAIDAFLEAEASVAVGESPITGVKTMEAFEATGIASVARERNCPLIDMDARQPIHVIIEDGVALQSLKVCPEVLEYDVVVSIPVMKTHMHTVVTLAVKNMKGCLWRRTKVDLHMLPPIKDLNDKPLNIAIADTASVLRPHLSIIDGATGMEGLGPSAGQAKKLDLVLAGIDPLAVDAVACSLMGLNAEDVPHLRICAQRGYGVIDISRIQVSPARWHDFISPFEPPPDNLSIQFPGITILDEMSCSACQSTVFMLLKRYRSQVFDSFTGQENVTIAIGKGHLSIPCGTLCIGNCTAQYKKQGVFVPGCPPVATQILEMISKNELEESPDNLIE from the coding sequence ATGAATATGAGATCACTGCAACCAAATCCTTTTATCGATGACATGTCTCATCCTTATGTCCATGTCGCTACGGGAGAAGGTGCATATGATAACACGAGACAAGTTCTTTCACAAATCAACCTTGCTGTAGTCAAAGGCAAGCGTGTTCTTTTAAAGCCAAATGCAGGGCGAATTGCTACTGCCGATTCGGGGATTACCACCAACCCCCAGGTTGTGGCTGCAGCAATTGATGCATTTCTCGAGGCAGAAGCAAGCGTTGCGGTTGGCGAGAGTCCTATAACAGGCGTCAAAACAATGGAGGCATTCGAAGCAACGGGTATTGCGTCAGTGGCCCGTGAGCGCAACTGTCCTTTGATTGATATGGATGCCCGGCAGCCCATTCATGTGATTATCGAAGATGGCGTTGCATTACAGTCGCTTAAGGTGTGTCCTGAAGTGCTAGAGTACGACGTTGTCGTTTCAATACCGGTCATGAAGACCCACATGCACACAGTTGTCACGCTGGCGGTGAAAAATATGAAAGGATGTCTATGGCGACGTACAAAGGTTGATCTTCACATGCTACCTCCAATTAAGGATTTGAACGACAAACCGCTTAATATCGCCATTGCTGATACTGCATCGGTTCTTCGTCCGCATCTATCGATTATTGATGGCGCTACTGGAATGGAAGGGCTGGGTCCAAGCGCTGGACAGGCTAAGAAACTTGATCTTGTTTTGGCAGGGATTGATCCTTTGGCAGTGGACGCCGTTGCCTGCTCGCTCATGGGGCTGAATGCAGAAGATGTGCCACACCTGCGTATTTGCGCCCAACGAGGATATGGCGTGATCGATATCTCAAGAATACAGGTGAGTCCTGCTAGGTGGCATGATTTTATCTCTCCTTTTGAGCCCCCTCCCGACAACTTATCTATACAGTTCCCGGGTATCACCATTCTTGATGAAATGTCATGCAGTGCCTGCCAGTCCACAGTTTTTATGTTATTGAAACGGTATAGGAGTCAGGTCTTCGACTCCTTCACCGGACAGGAGAATGTCACCATTGCAATCGGGAAGGGACATCTATCTATCCCTTGCGGTACGCTCTGCATCGGTAACTGCACTGCTCAATATAAAAAGCAGGGTGTTTTTGTACCGGGATGTCCGCCTGTGGCGACTCAAATCCTGGAAATGATTTCCAAAAACGAACTTGAAGAAAGCCCCGACAATCTGATTGAGTAG
- a CDS encoding PGF-CTERM sorting domain-containing protein, giving the protein MAGFEGVFSITGLLAIALLIRRRR; this is encoded by the coding sequence ATCGCAGGATTTGAAGGAGTTTTTTCTATTACTGGTTTATTAGCAATTGCACTTTTAATTAGAAGAAGGCGATAA
- a CDS encoding flavodoxin, whose translation MKVLVAYMSVTGNTKKVAEAIFKEIQEEKEIKELEEVENLEGYDVAFVGFPVHGFGPPEDVKEFLDKYAQGKNLALFITHAMPQSMEMLEGILVKCNEPACEANLLGTFDCQGELDESLAQKLLKHPDPKMQKFGAMREMTLGHPDANEIESAQLFTKEIMEKVR comes from the coding sequence ATGAAAGTCCTAGTTGCTTATATGTCTGTTACAGGAAATACTAAAAAGGTAGCTGAAGCTATTTTTAAGGAGATTCAAGAAGAAAAAGAAATCAAAGAACTTGAAGAGGTTGAAAATCTCGAAGGCTACGATGTTGCATTCGTTGGCTTCCCGGTTCATGGATTCGGACCACCTGAAGACGTGAAGGAATTCTTAGACAAATATGCTCAAGGTAAGAACCTCGCTCTTTTCATAACACATGCAATGCCTCAGAGTATGGAAATGCTTGAAGGAATCCTTGTAAAATGCAATGAACCCGCATGTGAAGCGAACCTATTAGGTACATTTGACTGCCAGGGAGAACTTGATGAAAGCCTGGCACAAAAATTGTTAAAGCATCCTGACCCAAAAATGCAGAAGTTTGGGGCGATGCGTGAAATGACGTTAGGTCATCCTGATGCTAATGAAATTGAGAGTGCGCAATTGTTCACAAAGGAGATAATGGAAAAAGTGCGTTAG